CCACGGACCTTTATCGAATGCTTTATGCGCGGCGGCCACCACTCGATTGATGTCCGCTGCTTGGGCTTCCGCGACGCTGACGAACAATTCCTCCGTCCCGGAATTGATGACATCGATCTTGGACGCGCTGGAGGGCGCGGCCCATTCGCCATCGATGAAAAACCGATCGGGATGGGCCAAGGGTGAGGTACTGACTGTCATAATGTCTCCTCCGCTTTGTGGGGTCGCGGATCACGCTTCGTAGCGACTAGCTCGTCTTGATCCGTACGGCCCTGACGTTGAGATACTCCTCCATGTGTTCGCCGCGTAGGCGACCTCGCCGCGCGCCTCCGCGAGTGGCTTGCCCTGCTCGGCGGTCATGATGGCCGCGATCTCCTCGCGGCGGTCGACGATGAGTTCGCGAGCGCGCGCAGGACGCGCGCCCGCTCGAGAGCCGTCCGTCCGCGCCATCCCGCCAGTGCCTCGGCCGCGGAATCGATCGCAGCAGAGACGTCAGCCCCGCCCGCATCGGGCACCGACCCGATGACGCCCCCCGACGCAGGGTTCGTGAGGTCGAGATGGCCCGCGGCCTCGGTCCAGCGTCCGCCGATGAACAATTACTCAACGACCTCCTTTGCCAAGGCCGTCATCGGGTGAAC
The DNA window shown above is from bacterium and carries:
- a CDS encoding aldehyde dehydrogenase family protein — its product is MARTDGSRAGARPARARELIVDRREEIAAIMTAEQGKPLAEARGEVAYAANTWRSISTSGPYGSRRASRYEA